The Halodesulfovibrio sp. MK-HDV genome contains the following window.
AACTTCAAAAGCTGTCAGGGAAACAAGGTCCGACTCATTGCAAGGTCGTTTTTATTGTTATCCCAACATCAAAAGCTACTCTTCTTCTTTCAATCTTCGAGTCACAAACTTATCCAACTGGTTGGTAAAATCCTGCTTATCACGGGCACCCAGTGGTGCTGGACCGCCGGAAACCATGCCGCCGCTTCTAAGTTCTTCCATAAGATGACGCATACGAAGCAAACCTTTAATGTTCTCTTCCGTATACAGCTGGCCTCGTGGGTTCAGGGCGGTTGCACCCTTTTCAACAATTTTATCAGCAAGGGGGATATCGGCGGTAATGACTAGGTCACCTGAATTTGCAAGCTCCACAATTTCATTATCCGCCACATCAAACCCCGCACCCACGCGGATAAAATCAAGATACGGTGAAGAGGGAACTGACAAATGGCTATTTGCAACAAGCGTGGTCTTAACCTTACGTCGCACAGCAACCGTAAAAAGAACTTCTTTTATCACCTTGGGGCACGCATCTGCATCTACCCATATTTGCATATCTACTCCGGAATTATTCTTAAAACACAATTACGTGCATACATTTATATAAATAACTTTTGAGGCATCTATTTACCCGTTAAGCGTATACGAAGCTAGACGTAATCACACTTCATCTGCTATCAATTATCGCGTTGGTATCACATTGCTTATACATGTCCGAGCCAACAAGCTTTTTCTTTTTTTGACACAAACAACAACACAGGAACCTTGGTATGACGTTTCCTACATTATCTTCTGCATCCCGCATCTTTGCCGTTCTTTGCTTACTTGCATCTCTTTCCCTTACGGGTTGCGGATACTCCCTAACAAACAACCAGCCAAGCCTTTTTGGCTCTGGCTCTTCAACCATGCGTATCAGAGAAGTTAAAAACTCTACAATTTACCCATGGATCAATCAGGTTGTTCGTTCCTGCATGTATGACGAAATTACCGATAGAAATATCGCTGTGATGACCGCTTCAGAGTCCTCTGATTACAGCATGGTTATTGATATCGAAAGATTCACTATCAATAGCCGAGTTCTTGGTACTAAAGAAGAAACTCTTGAATACACAATCACTCTGACATTCAGTGCTACTGTGTATGACTCTAAAAACGAAGAAATCTGGACATCGAACAGTACATCACTTTCCCGTTCATACCCGACATCTGATGCCCGTTTTGCTGGCACACAAATTACAAATTTAGTTGTTCAGGCTATGGTCGATAAAATGCGTAATACATTCTAGCAGTACGGTACATACCGTAGACCAACGCGATACCATTGTATATAAAGAGGCTCGGAGTTATTACTTCGAGCCTTTTATGTTGGCAACACTACGCCACCTCATAAATATCATTTTTATCCAAAGCAAAGCTTACTACTAGTGCTTGCTGTCCCTTTTGAACAAGAGAAAACAGGACTAACCATGCCAAGACCCGGATTTTCCATTTGCGTCTGCCCAGATATTCAGCTGACGAAGAACTACATTGACACTCTGTTGCAAGACAACCCTGCTCCTGAAGGAGCATGGGCAAAACACGTCTACTGGAGTGACGAAGGATTACCGCCTGTTTTCTGGGAAAATCTCACATTGCAAGGGTTGTTCGCATCGCCCAAGGTACTTATAATTCGCAACGCACAGAACCTTCCTATTGATGCGTGGCGCAAGTTAAGTACAGCCTTAGGACAATTTAATCCTCTGGCATGGGTCATCATTTGTCTGGAAGCACCATACGACAGAGGTAAGCCAAAAATTCCTGCCGCTGTTAAAAAACTTCCATGCTGGCAACTTGCAGAAACGAAAGCATGGGTGTGGCAGTCTGCCGGACTTACAGAGCGCGCCATGCGCGGCTTTATTGAGCAATGGGCAGCGAAAAATGAAATATTCATTGATACAAAAATCGTGAATGCCCTTTCGCATGTGTTACCGCAGGATGCTTCCGCGGCAAAGAACGAGCTGGATAAGCTTGCATTGGCTGCCGGAGATTCCCGCACTATCACGGACGAGCATATTAAAGATATTTCGCATGATGCTGATATGGACATATTCGCGTTCATTAACGCATTGCAATCCGGTAGCGCTCCTGAAAAAGTATGGAAAAAAGTTATCTCCAGCCAAGCTGCCGGTGATGCTATGATCTTTTCATTCCTTGCAATGCTCCTGCGTGAAGCACGTATACTATGGCAGCTGTATGCAGGAGAAAACGTACGGTTACCATCCAATATTGCGCAACAAAAAAAGCGTCTCGCCACCAATCTTGGTCCTGTACGTCTTTCAAAGATATGGGACTTAGCTCTTGAAGCCGAAATGGGAATCAAAACTGGAGAGCGCAAACCAGAGCAGGCAATGGAAATATTAGTTGCCGGTCTTCTTGCACTTTTCACTTCCCAAAAATAGCTTTTTTGCATTTTTTCTTCGTTTCTCATCTATTTTTTTCGTCTCGATGCCCTTTTTTTGTTGAAATATAATTAAAATTCACCTGTTACCGCTTGCCACAGCGAAATTCCTGTTTATTATGACAGAAAAAGCTCACTATCATGGACACAGAAAGCGTCTGCGCGAAAAATTAAACAAAGACGAGCAGGCGCTGGCGGATTACGAAATTCTTGAACTTGTACTTGGTACGGTAATTTTACGTTCTGATACAAAGCCACTTGCAAAAGAATTATTGAACCGCTTTGGCACCCTACGAGGCGTACTTGATGCGCAGGACGAAGACCTGCGTCAACTTAAAGGCTTCGGTGACTCTCTTGTAAGCCATTGGAAACTGTTGCGGGAACTTTTCTCCCGATACATGGAATCTGGTATTTCAGAAAAAAAACAGCTTTCCAGCCCTGCCGAAGTGGCAGAAATGGCGCGCATTAGATTAGGCCGAAAAGAAAAAGAAGAGTTCTGGGCTGCTTTTTTAGACAACCAGAACAGACTTATCTCGTGGGAACGAATTTCAACCGGGACAGTTAATACCACCATGATCTACCCAAGGGAGCTCATGGAGCAGGCATTGCAGCGCAAAGCCAGTTCATTGGTAATTGTCCACAACCATCCGGGCGGGAACCTAACACCTTCTTCTCCGGATATAGAAATAACACGGCATATTGTTCAGGCTGGACGCATATTAGGAATCAGACTGCTCGACCATCTCATTATTACTGCGGACACGTACTACAGCCTAAAAGACGAGGGACACATGTAAAACCTTCCAAAGGAGGCGTATCATGGCCAGACAGCGCTATATAGTAACGGGGAAAGTGCAAGGGGTAGGTTTCCGATATTGGACACACCACACAGCTTTTTCGTTAGGCCTGCATGGCTGGGTACGTAATCTTCCTGACGGGAGTATTGAGTTGGTTGCAGACGGTGACATTTCCACCCTGCAACAGTTTGAAGAAGAACTTTGGCAAGGGCCCATAAAGGGTCAGGTTGCCACGGTTACACCGTGTGATACAAATTTACGGGAACCACTCTCAGGGTTTTCCATGCATTAATTGGATTTTACTGCCAGGGCTATGGCAGAAGAAAATATAACACCGTTTCTGCCCAGCTTGGAGGGCACCGATGACCGAAGATATGATGAACAGCACACCGATCATAACTGAAGAAGAAGTTCTTTCCGGAGCGTTAGAGCACGACATGGATGGCACCTTACCGGAATTTCCAGCGGAACTTCCAGTACTGCCGGTTCGAGATATTGTCGTCTTCAACTATATGATACTTCCGCTCTTTGTCGGGCGTGAAAAATCTATTCAGGCTGTAGACGCTGCCCTTAACGGTAGCCGTTACATGATGATTACAACACAGAAGGACGAGGCCACAGAAGATCCTTCTCCTGAAGATCTGCACACTACAGGCACAGTTGTAATGATCATGCGTATGCTTAAAATGCCTGACGGGCGCCTTAAGGTTCTCGTGCAGGGTGTAAGCCGCGCAAAAATTGAACGTTTCACCAGCACAGATCCGTACCTTGTGGCTGAAGTAAACGGTCTGGAAGAAATCGAAATTGAAGAGATTTCCGTTGAAACAGAAGCAATGATGCGTGCTGTCCGTGAACAGAGTGAAGAAATTCTCTCTCTGCGCGGTGTGGCAACATCTGAAATTATGTCTGTTCTCAACACAGTACATGATCCGGGCCGTCTTGCAGATTTGATTGCAGCAAATCTGCGTTTGAAAGTACCGGACGCACAAGTAATTCTCGAATGCAACGATCCTATTGAACGCCTTGACCGCGTAAATCAGCAGCTCCAGAAAGAATCTGAAGTGGCTAATGTACAGGCACGCATTCAGTCCATGGCTCGTGAAGGTATGGATAAAGCACAGCGCGACTATTACCTGCGTGAACAGCTTAAAGCTATCCGCACCGAACTCGGTGAAGGTGAAAGCGCTGAAGAAGAAGCTGAAGAGCTTGCAGAAGCACTGAACAAAGCAGGTCTTCCTAAAGACGTTCGTAAAGAAGCAACTAAGCAGTTACGCCGTCTAACCGCTATGCATCCAGAATCTTCTGAAGCAAGTGTTGTGCGCAGCTACCTTGAGTGGCTTTCTGAACTGCCTTGGAAAAAAATGTCTCGTGATCGCCTTGATATCCTCAAAGCGCAGGAAATTCTCGACGAAGATCACTATGGACTGGAAAAAGTTAAAGACCGTATTCTTGAATACCTTTCCGTCCGTAAACTCAATCCAAAATCCAAAGGACCTATCCTTTGTTTCGCGGGCCCTCCGGGTGTTGGTAAAACGTCTCTCGGACGTTCCATTGCCCGTTCTCTTGGCCGCAAATTCCAGCGCATCTCCCTTGGCGGTATGCGTGACGAAGCAGAAATCCGAGGCCATCGCCGCACCTACGTTGGCGCTATGCCGGGTCGTATCATTCAGACTATGAAACTTATGGGTACACGTAACCCTGTTATCATGCTGGATGAAATTGACAAGCTCGGCTCCGACTTCAGAGGCGACCCTTCTTCTGCTTTGCTCGAAGTGCTTGATCCGGAACAGAACAACAATTTCTCAGATCACTACTTAAACGTACCTTTTGATCTGTCCAAAGTTATGTTCATCTGCACCGCAAACCAGTTGGATACAATCCCTGGCCCATTGCGTGACCGCATGGAAATTATCCAGATTCCTGGATACACCATGCAGGAAAAAACTCGTATTGCACGTCGTTACCTGCTGCCTCGTCAGGCAGAAGAAAACGGCTTGGGTAAAGATGAAGTTTCTATTCCAGACAACGTGCTGTCCAAAATTGTTCAGGAATACACACGCGAAGCCGGTCTGCGTAACCTTGAACGCGAAATTGGCTCTGTATGCCGCAAGCTTGCACGTCAAAAAGCAGAAGGCACCGCTGGTCCTTACAAAGTAACAGCAAAAACTCTTCAGAAACTTCTCGGTATCCCACGCTTCATTGATGAAGAAAAAGATGCTGTGATGATTCCGGGTGTTGCGCAAGGCCTTGCATGGACTCCATACGGCGGCGTAATTCTTAACATCGAAGTTACCCTTATGAAGGGTAAAGGCAAACTGACACTTACAGGTCAGCTTGGCGATGTTATGAAAGAATCTGCTCAGGCAGCTCTCAGCTACGCCCGTGCAAACGCAGCAGAACTGACTATTGATGCAGACTTCCTTGAGAAGCATGACATCCATATTCACGTTCCTGCCGGTGCGACACCTAAAGATGGTCCATCTGCCGGTGTAACACTTCTTATTGCACTTATCTCTGCGCTTACAGGCAAGCCTGTGAATCAGAACCTGTGTATGACTGGTGAGATTACATTACGCGGACGCGTTCTGCCTGTTGGCGGCATCAAAGAAAAAATTCTTGCCGGTGTTGCTCGCGGATTGGAACAAGTATGCATTCCTAAACAGAATGAAAAAGACCTTGAAGATGTTCCAGCTGATCTACTCAAAAAAATTGAAGTACACACAGCTTCACACATTCAGGATATCATCCCGTTAGCTTTCACTAAATAATGCAGTAACATTTGCATAAAGGTCAGTGCTACCTTGATATCTTGCTGGACTCTCTTTGCTACTTTTGTTAGCCAAAACGTCCACTGATCACATAATTAATAGAGGCGGTGAATAACAATTCACCGCCTCTATTTTATTAAAGGATATCCTTCATGCAAACTGACGATGCAACACTTTCCAATCTCCACCCCCTCTTCACCCGCCTTTCAGGTCAGGTTATCTGGCTGCTTATGGAAGAGCACGATGCATCCTCGGAAGATGTTAATGCCTTTATGGATAACGTCATGGCATGGAAAACAGCTCACCTGCATACCATGCGACGTGTACTTGAAGACAACAGTTTGTATGTCCAGATTACAGTGGATCATATCGGCGATATCCCGACAAATCAGGAAGCATGCATGACATGCGAAAATCTGAGCAATAAAATTATTCCTGCGTCACATCCTGACCTTATTTCCATGCTCCCGCCATACTCACTTGGGTGCCGATGCCGTGGAAAAATAATTACAGAAGCAGAGCTTCCAAAAAAGCCTGAGTTTCTGACTCCTGAAGATTGTCCAAAACATTCCTTTATGTGTGAAACGGGCTGGTTTCTTAACTACCCGTGGGCAGACTCACTCAGTAAAAAGAAGTAGTCTTCAATAGAGGTTGTACCCCGTTACAGAGGTACTACGATCATTCCTCAAAAGCTTTGCTAACCATACGTTCCTGCGCTATCTTCCCGCACACAAGAGGGAACAATGAACCAGACTCCATTAGATATTCTTCGGACTACATACGGCTTTCGAGATTTTAGAGGCAAGCAGGAAGAAATCATCAATCATATGATTGATGGTGGCGATGCGCTTGTCATTATGCCTACAGGCAGCGGCAAGTCACTTTGCTATCAGTTACCTTCCATCGTTCGTAACGGTACAGGCATTATCGTTTCACCACTGATTGCTCTTATGCAGGATCAGGTGAACGAGTTAGTGCAAATGGGTGTACGGGCGGCTTTTCTAAACTCGACCCAAAGTCCGCAAGAACAGAGCATGGTGGAGCAGCAGCTACGCAACGGCGAGCTGGACATGGTATACGTTGCTCCTGAACGTCTTGTTACTCCTGTATTCCTCGCAATGCTGGATGTAATCAAACCGGCACTGTTTACCATTGATGAAGCCCACTGTGTTTCCCAATGGGGTCACGACTTCAGACCGGAGTACACACGCCTTTCTATTCTACGTGAACGCTTCCCGCAGGTACCGCTTATCGCTCTCACGGCGACGGCTGATGACCCTACCCGTAAAGACATTGCAGAACAGCTGCATCTTCAGAAAGCTCCTGCCTTTGCAACAGGGTTTGACCGTCCTAACATTACCTATTCTATTCAGAACCGTGAGCGCGGACTTGATCAACTTTTCGGCTTTATCCGCACCAACTACAAAGATGAGTCCGGCATTGTATATTGCCAATCCCGTAAAAAAGTTGAAGATATCGCTTCCAAGCTCGTTGATGCCGGATTTAATGCTCTGCCATACCACGCGGGCATGAGTGCTATCCAGCGTAACCACAACCAGTCTAAATTCATGATGGAAGAAAACGTCATCATGGTTGCAACCATTGCTTTCGGCATGGGGGTCAACAAACCGAACGTACGTTTCGTAGTACATCTTGGACTACCTAAAAGTCTCGAAGCATACCATCAGGAGACTGGACGTGCAGGTCGTGACGGTCTTCCGGCAGACGCGCTGCTTCTATACAACCTGCAAGATATTGTACTTGCACGTCGTATGATCTCACGCTCTGCGCCCAATCGCGCCATCATTGAGCAACACAAATTTAGTTCCCTACTCGGATTCGTTGAAACCACCGAATGCCGCCGCAACGTTATCCTTTCCTACTTCGGGGAACACCGCGAAGAAAAATGCGGAAACTGTGACACCTGTCTGTATCCGGTTGAAACGTGGGACGGCACAATCGTGGCACAAAAAGCACTGTCCTGCGTCTACAGAACCGGTCAACGGTTTGGTGCAACACACCTCACAGATATCTTAATCGGTAACCTCACCAAACGTGTTACCGAGCACGAGCACAACCACATTAAGACATTCGCCTGTGGTAAAGAGCTTGGGAAAGAAACATGGAAAGGTGTGTTCAGGCAGCTTGTCGCTTCCCAGATGCTTGAATCTGATCCGGAAAACGGCAGCCTGAGACTTAATGAAGCAAGCTGGCAAATTTTACGTAGTGAGAAAACAATTTCGCTACGCCGCGAATCTCTTTCCGCCACAGCTGTAAAGCACGTGGACAAAAAAGAGACAGACGCGGCTATGCAGGATGCCCTGCGTCTCCCTGATGCAAACCAACTCTTGGACTTGCTCAAAATGGAACGTACACGGGTCTCTCGTGAACAAAACATCCCACCGTACTCTGTGCTGCCGGATAAGACTCTTATTGAGCTTGTAGCGTACCGTCCTACGCAAAAAGACGACCTCTGCAATATCCACGGTATCGGTCAAACAAAGCTTGCCATGTATGGTGACCTTATGTTGACCGTACTTATCAACTTTGAAGCAGAATACGGTAGACCGGAGGCGCTTCCACCACTGCCGCAGCGAGCTGCTGCAAAGCAGAAAAAGAAAGACGCCGGAAAAACAATTACCGACACCGTGCAAAAATCGATTGATCTGTTCAAACAGTTTGGAGATGTCCACCAAGTTGCTGCCGAGCGTAGTCTTGTTGAAGGAACTGTCTACGGACACATTGCACGAGCAGTTGAGTTGGGCGAAATTGAATTAGCAGCGGTCACAGCGCAACTTGCAGCCGAAGAAATTGAATCTATCCGGTCAGAGGTTGCTGCGGCTATCGGTACCGGAACTGGCATTAAAGGGGCGCATACCGCCTTACAGGGAAAATATGACTATGGTCTGCTTCGTTGTATCGCCGTTGATCTAAAAAACGCCGGTTCTGAAGAATGGTAAATAAAAACGCCCTCAACTACATACGTAATTGAGGGCATTTTTTTGTCATAAACAAAGCTGTTAACCGCCACCAACGGCAGGGAAAAGACCAAGTCGATCTCCTTCCTTCAACACGCTTTCAAGTGATTCGTGCTTTCCGTTAATGAACATAATCTTCACATCTTCTACTGTAATACCGAGAGTATCTATAACCTGCTGGATGGTTGCACCATCATCAACAGCCAGAGCATTTCCTTCCGGTGTAAAATCAGAAAGTGTGGCGAAGCATTTAATTTCTATCTGCATACTGTGTCCCTTTATTTGCACATCAAGTGTAAACAATAAGAAAAAAGAAAGCGGAATACAAGATAGAGGTTCCCATCAAAGCTACAGACATAATGCCTATCCCTTCAGGTACTACATTCCCTCTACCAGTTCTGACCCCGTATGCATTTCGTCTGCTGGTGCCAATACTCCTCGCAACACAATACTGCCGTTCCGTTGTAACGGGGTAATGTGAAGACTTACAACCTTCTGCCCCTCAACAGTCTCAAGTACTGTCTGGGTACGCATGGTGCTTTGAGGTTTGGCGAGTGTTTCTGTTTGATATTCTAAAGCAGGCACACCAAAAGCGAAGCAACTGATGAGTAGCGACGCTATGCGATCCCGCTCTTCGGGAATTAGAAAATCTATGAAATGACTTTTTTCCGGCGTAGCAACACTGCCCAGTAACTTTCCAGCAATTTTGTTTGCAAAAAGAATGCGTCCGCATTCGTCTATGTCAAGTACCCCTGCCGGAAGAGAGTCTGAGAAAGCAACGACATCTTCGCCACCGCTTCTAAAACATTTGTAAAGCTCAAAGACCTCAACAGCATAGGCACAGTTTTTACATACTATAGAAAGTAATGCCATTTCTATAGCTGTAAGGTTTTTTGCCCCTTCAGGAAAAATCCCAACAAACATTCCCCGCACACGGGAAGATGTTTCCAGAACATGAAGCAGTACTCTGCGCTCTAAATCCGCAGCATGTACTACAACCGGACGTCCCTCTTTAAGGGCGAAAGAAAACATGCCGCTATCAATAAATGAATTGGTAGCAGCCTCAATTTTTTCTTTCCAGTACTGCTGGTCTGAATAGGCCAAATAAAAGTCAGAAGTGCCCTCATCAACCAGATACACAGCAGAGACAGTAAAAGGTGTAATAGTTGCCGCACGCGATGCCACCTCATGCAACAACAGTGTGGGTTCATGCAGCGAACTGATACTCACCTGAAAATCACCAAGTGATGCAGCTAACTCCAGCGCATCCAGAGTAAATCGCGCCTGATCTTCCAGTCGCGCGACTCGATCTTCAAGATACTCGACACCGGAAGGTGCTGTTTTATTCTCCATATGCCAACCGTATAATTTCTTTAGACTTCAGATAAATAATATTCACAAGTTCAGAAAGAGTTGCTTCCGTAATATTCAACATTTTCCACGCATCTAAATCTACAGACGGTAGAGGAACATCGTAAACGGGATCAAATGTAAGTGCCTTTGCAATCACCTCTGCGACATGCATTACAGCGTATTCTTTAGTATTCACTTCACTGAATGAAATATGGTGCTCACGCACACTTTTTTCCATAGAAGCAGGAAAACCAAGCCGTTTTAGAATATTGCCACCAAGTTCTGCATGGTTCATCCCCATATACAGTTCTTCTACTGCACACAATTCTGCTCCACTGCACAGCACTTGATCACGTACTTTATCATATGTAGATGCAAAGCCACGGCTGTAGAATATACAACCTATGTCTCGTAGCAATCCATTAGAGAAAAAACATTCTCTTCCATATACGCCTACAGCAGCAACAATATAGCGTGCGGCAATACCTGTTGTAATGCTGCATCTACCATGATGCATTATCACTTTTGAGTTATAAGACTCTTGCACATGATGTATGTATACTAGCATAATTGCCAAATACAATACAGTCCTGTTTCCCAAAAAAGCAGTACAACTATAAATTGATTTAACTTCGCAGTTTGATACATGAATCAAAGCATCACATATCTTAAGCAATTTACACTTTACTTTGTTGTCTTTCTCTATTGCAGATACTACAGCCTCAGATGTTACATAGACATCATTTAGCATATTCGTAAATGTGAAAAAGTCTTTAGGAAAGTCGTCATATCCTGAAAAAAAATCGTCTAGGCTAACATGCGATACAAGGTCATTACTGCTAACGGTCTGTATTTCGGTCGAATAAGGTGGATACAGATATGCAAAAAAACCGTCACAATTTTTTCCGCAACTATTTGCCAGTCTAATTGAGTCTTTTAGCAAACAAGAAACCGGAAATACTTCAGTGTCGATATCACCATACAAGGTTTGTATTCCGCCTGCTGATCTGTCAGCAAGAACGGTACATTCTTCATTGGAAAGCATATCCGCAAAATCTTCATCAGAAAGCTCTTCTAGTGGAAGCTCTCTTACACCCCAAATTTTGAGCACACGTAAGGTCTGCTCGGTAATAACATGTCCAGATGAAAACAGCCTTCTCCCATTGGCAATATGCACATCACCAGAGAGAGTCTGCCCTACTTCGAGGCTAGAAATCGTCATGGTCTTTTATTATCCCCTAATAACAACACGCAAATAACAAAGTAGTACAAAACTATTTAGATAATAAGTACCTATAGTTACCGCCAAACGCAATTGCAATTGTGTAAATAGCTGTCTTTTCCAACGTTTTTTTTTGTGCTACGACATATGGAGATTCAAAACCGATTTACTTTTTGTAGGCACTGCATGAACTATCTTGATCTCATATTTATCGTAATTACTGGATTTTTCTGTGTTCGCGGATTTTTTCGCGGTCTAATTCTGGAAGCAACATCCATTGGCGGCGTTGTTGGTGGCTTTATTCTAGCCAACAATTATTACGAACAGCTTACGATCCATCTTGAATCTTTTATTGACCATCAATGGGTCGGCGTTGCAGCATATGCTCTCATCTTTGTTGGTGTGCTACTTGTTGTCGCCATTGTTGCGGGCATACTCCGTAAAATCATCGGTGCTGCCGGTGCTGCGTGGCTTGATTACTCTTTCGGTGGTGTACTCGGTGGTGCTAAGGGTTTGCTGCTTTGCTGCATTATTCTTGCGTTCACCTTACATTTCTTCCCTAATGCACAGGTCGTACAGACCTCTATTATCGTACCCCATCTAAGCTTAGTAACAGATATGCTACGGCAGTTTATTCCCGCTACGTTATAAACACAACTTTACGATTAACTGCCCTTGCCTAGACAAGGGCTTTTTTGTGTGTATCTACTATTAAACCATCCCGTAACCAAAGAAAACGATGAGCAAAACAATGAATAAAAGTACTACTGAATCCCTGCTTGCCCTGCGGAACGTTATTGACGAGCTCCTCGGTGAAAACGGATGCCCTTGGGACAAAGAACAGACTCCACAAACTTTATGCGACTACCTGCTGGAAGAAACCTACGAACTGGTAGATGCCATTCGCAGCGGTAAGAATGTAGATGTACGCGAAGAAATGGGCGATGTCATGTTCCTCGTACTCTTCATCAGCAATATGTACGAAAAAGAAGGCTTCACCCTTGCAGATTCCATGCAGGAAAACGCATCCAAAATGATTCGCCGTCACCCGCACGTGTTCGGTGAAATGGACGTACAGAACGTTGAAGAGATTTGGGCTAACTGGGAAAAGATTAAACGTGCAGAAAAGAAAGGAAGCGACGAAGACAAGCCAAAGGGCACCTTTGACAGCCTTCCTAAAGGACTTCCTTCCCTGCTCAAAGCCTACCGTTTGAACTCCAAAGCTGCTCGCGTCGGGTTTACTTGGAATGAGTACACCGACGTAGAAAAACAGTATGAGTCCGAATGGAAAGAATTTGCTGCGGCTATTGAGTCCGGCGACACCGAAGCTATTGAAGCAGAATTCGGCGATGTGCTCTTTACGCTGGTAGAGCTTGGCAGACGTAAAGGCATTAAAGCAAACACCGCTCTTGATAGAACCAACTTAAAATTCCTTGATCGATTCGAAAAAATGGAAGCTCTCGCCCATGAACGCGACTTAGTTTTTTCAGACCTCTCTTTTGAAGAAAAAGATGCGCTCTGGGATGATGTAAAAAAGCAGAACGATTAATTTCCGGGAACTAGATTGCATTCCATGCAAACCACTATCGAAACGATCTACTCCATACTCAGTCACTGGCTGATGAATGGGCAGAAATTCACAGCAGACGTCAAGGAATATGCTGAAGTAGTCCTTGGCGTCTGCACTCTTTCTGAGCTTGAACCACTTGTCGCTGAGTGCGACAATCCAGACGTTGAGCCTTTTTTCGAATACATAATTTTTCCGGATAAAAAACTGCTTCATGCACTGGAGCCTGTTCTTACAACGCCACTTTCCAGTGAAGATGTAGCCCAACTTGTTTCTCGCCTTATAACAGGCACGCCTTGTATGGTTCTTCACGAAGCAGAGCATTCATGCACATTCCCTATACCGGAATGGATGTGGAATGACTTCATTACACGCCTACACCTTAAAGATACAACTGTTTCGTTTCTTATGGAGTCTATGCCTGACAGTGCTGAGTCGGTATCTATAGCGACACGTAGCTATCTACGCACTGCAAACATACCGGATTCACCGTTCCTGTAT
Protein-coding sequences here:
- the radC gene encoding DNA repair protein RadC, giving the protein MTEKAHYHGHRKRLREKLNKDEQALADYEILELVLGTVILRSDTKPLAKELLNRFGTLRGVLDAQDEDLRQLKGFGDSLVSHWKLLRELFSRYMESGISEKKQLSSPAEVAEMARIRLGRKEKEEFWAAFLDNQNRLISWERISTGTVNTTMIYPRELMEQALQRKASSLVIVHNHPGGNLTPSSPDIEITRHIVQAGRILGIRLLDHLIITADTYYSLKDEGHM
- the lptE gene encoding LPS assembly lipoprotein LptE yields the protein MTFPTLSSASRIFAVLCLLASLSLTGCGYSLTNNQPSLFGSGSSTMRIREVKNSTIYPWINQVVRSCMYDEITDRNIAVMTASESSDYSMVIDIERFTINSRVLGTKEETLEYTITLTFSATVYDSKNEEIWTSNSTSLSRSYPTSDARFAGTQITNLVVQAMVDKMRNTF
- a CDS encoding acylphosphatase, producing MARQRYIVTGKVQGVGFRYWTHHTAFSLGLHGWVRNLPDGSIELVADGDISTLQQFEEELWQGPIKGQVATVTPCDTNLREPLSGFSMH
- the holA gene encoding DNA polymerase III subunit delta, which gives rise to MPRPGFSICVCPDIQLTKNYIDTLLQDNPAPEGAWAKHVYWSDEGLPPVFWENLTLQGLFASPKVLIIRNAQNLPIDAWRKLSTALGQFNPLAWVIICLEAPYDRGKPKIPAAVKKLPCWQLAETKAWVWQSAGLTERAMRGFIEQWAAKNEIFIDTKIVNALSHVLPQDASAAKNELDKLALAAGDSRTITDEHIKDISHDADMDIFAFINALQSGSAPEKVWKKVISSQAAGDAMIFSFLAMLLREARILWQLYAGENVRLPSNIAQQKKRLATNLGPVRLSKIWDLALEAEMGIKTGERKPEQAMEILVAGLLALFTSQK
- a CDS encoding YaiI/YqxD family protein — its product is MQIWVDADACPKVIKEVLFTVAVRRKVKTTLVANSHLSVPSSPYLDFIRVGAGFDVADNEIVELANSGDLVITADIPLADKIVEKGATALNPRGQLYTEENIKGLLRMRHLMEELRSGGMVSGGPAPLGARDKQDFTNQLDKFVTRRLKEEE
- the lon gene encoding endopeptidase La, translated to MTEDMMNSTPIITEEEVLSGALEHDMDGTLPEFPAELPVLPVRDIVVFNYMILPLFVGREKSIQAVDAALNGSRYMMITTQKDEATEDPSPEDLHTTGTVVMIMRMLKMPDGRLKVLVQGVSRAKIERFTSTDPYLVAEVNGLEEIEIEEISVETEAMMRAVREQSEEILSLRGVATSEIMSVLNTVHDPGRLADLIAANLRLKVPDAQVILECNDPIERLDRVNQQLQKESEVANVQARIQSMAREGMDKAQRDYYLREQLKAIRTELGEGESAEEEAEELAEALNKAGLPKDVRKEATKQLRRLTAMHPESSEASVVRSYLEWLSELPWKKMSRDRLDILKAQEILDEDHYGLEKVKDRILEYLSVRKLNPKSKGPILCFAGPPGVGKTSLGRSIARSLGRKFQRISLGGMRDEAEIRGHRRTYVGAMPGRIIQTMKLMGTRNPVIMLDEIDKLGSDFRGDPSSALLEVLDPEQNNNFSDHYLNVPFDLSKVMFICTANQLDTIPGPLRDRMEIIQIPGYTMQEKTRIARRYLLPRQAEENGLGKDEVSIPDNVLSKIVQEYTREAGLRNLEREIGSVCRKLARQKAEGTAGPYKVTAKTLQKLLGIPRFIDEEKDAVMIPGVAQGLAWTPYGGVILNIEVTLMKGKGKLTLTGQLGDVMKESAQAALSYARANAAELTIDADFLEKHDIHIHVPAGATPKDGPSAGVTLLIALISALTGKPVNQNLCMTGEITLRGRVLPVGGIKEKILAGVARGLEQVCIPKQNEKDLEDVPADLLKKIEVHTASHIQDIIPLAFTK